One window from the genome of Corvus moneduloides isolate bCorMon1 chromosome 9, bCorMon1.pri, whole genome shotgun sequence encodes:
- the LOC116447743 gene encoding myomegalin-like isoform X7 encodes MKENCRICGRELCGNQRRWIFHTAAKLNLQVLLSHVLGRELCRDGRSEFACSKCAFMLDRIYRFDTVIARIEALSIERLQKLLLEKDRLKFCIASMYRRNNDDSSTEDRAGEGTVDLSNLPDARYAALLQEDFTYSGFEYWMDQEEHGLEPHSCHHSEGTGNRPRRCRGCAALRVADADYEAICKVPRKVARSISCGLSSRWSASIGNEESSVCDVAESTSSRVAVDGDSMEEGTPASSVESLDTTVEASPPQQKDEDADKGLKGNGKCDDFSDDRMTPSSSLSGNRLELALNLIKTLDYKPLQSPRGSRLPIPVKSSLPPPKLSRDLADGSASSAGLACASSAFLNTDRKSFSRAPLGLPLEISELQELWDDLCEDYMPLRVQNLQDERQQPAPGNPAAGEHVSDVCAAELQGKIQHFEAANKLLQEKLNELNFELKSVQETSQRQDRTIQSLNEALKGKESKTEELYHIIEGQNETMAKLRDMLHRNHLGQLQVSESPLSPQEQQMSLLDLQNTLFCTKLELQKLKRAQRQKEHQLAEAKRATQLLETTVHEEEQQKEATWKHSQELRAVVQQLQAELQDKAQQLQTLEWEKSHELQAQEQRVQRLTQQLARKEQLLQESRELLQCQQSLEKSPAAMNAMLEKLQQRVSDRDAALERAVDEKFCALEKKEQELQQLRLSIRERGSDLQRLRNVLSSNEATIHSLESLLKAKTLELEQVSATCQNLRWLKEEIEAKSCSRQKEQEGIIQQLQTCLHDRNKEVEELTATLLCKLGPGQSEVAEELCLRLQHKEKMLQDLLSDRNRQTMEHDAEIRELLQALSTKEQLSRVAAEKMAQALAERSCELQLLRQHLLGKDPAGTPSAGARPLKQDKQSIQEILLRACGTTVVAGSPQEDSSCRTEGVTMSAAELEKDLVNAKEELELMVKKEKESRQELTALQSVVATQEEELQVQASDIESLTRTIQIKEDLIKDLQMQLVDPEEIPAVERLTQEVLVLREKVAVAESRGQEATGNRRQQLLLMLEGLVAERNRLNEALQAERQLYGSLVKFHTHPDSAARDHALQVELEGVHKLRGQLEEALGRSLECLSRLETQGAIGGQAAGTHTDDASTNFTDSMKEEAARGLAIQQSKPRARKENGGTERSTAPTVPERELRAEEELRELKAQLEEAGFSSVSHIRKAMLSLCLENAELKERMGEATSLLESGEQEEPGLGSPLAPEPRRLQRKSRSSLGDRPAGGSGDGQGFPAERGTVPTKRPALEARSQDDMPKRPCPGSPGGGDGSHGEGSVPGGGWPGLGAELRSQVAQGQRQCQELQDKLAASEATVRAQAEQLEKYHVLLREPQTQQLSKQVQVDFQDLGYETCGRSETEADRDETTSPECEEPDVFSETSLGEELGSLCQPGMSRAGKTSQKTMALEDVEALHQHIQDLKAQLLNANKVIQSLQRRARSISVTSGYTSGAERPLPGPKALASPAHSLTDEDEGWQSDGHDTLCPPALRAHRDLQSLVHRVALLEAQLPAAKRGGTLPKELQSATWPGKYNSLIQAQARELSHLRQMLREGRGVSRSLAQHLRDALRSFEDLLRGTDIDYYLGQGFREQLAQGRQLAERLSDKLGTRDRQDGEDKTSHELLAQRLSRELQEKKVIESLEVKLQERSESPGSSCPPSESSHSASSSSFTSEGLEPCSDGDVASEYSQCHEEPAQHAGLHFDSLSKPVSAPLPALTPRLPPFLPAGPPPPVAPSLLGCCGNSVCSLAEAQQELQVLRRQLGESVTLPMAPAKPTVPLGPFGEGSKAPASFCRHGALQGLAELPGATDTRTLWDVPPPGQLLYGALPLGYPSSQKLTGADLLEEHLVEIRNLRQRLEESICTNDRLREQLERRLASTSKASGCPSDVYAQTPELGLQLSRENQALHEENRTLRLQRDHLSQELARVQETLLAACSRAREAEAELGQRRGKQRRLAEELTECQESVRQLRDERRSLQEDNNRLQHSVTLLQQQSEEQHLLLQTLRAELHVYESLPGPSAETRAEPHGADVLVRKSEGLTGAHVVGCLDTYRALEQHIIEGKALARELMCLTRPALGLPSCPLLGKEVKCGQHRAGSTWGPDPLRTVHNVAPEPRSSPEACRAGRRQGVSSPGNAAGTALPRWAEHCQCPGAVGWGCPSSTCSRTLLPQALGWTGTGQGHLWGSASTLHGILEECVSLLTAFWSTVLPVSPAQHQGKEQVLQGEIAALRAQLSEREDALQSTAKRLHSTAQLKDSMEQFIVSQLTRTHNVLRKARTNLEVKAQQALPVA; translated from the exons atgaAGGAAAACTGCCGGATTTGCGGCCGGGAGCTGTGTGGCAACCAGCGGCGATGGATCTTTCACACGGCGGCCAAGCTGAatctgcaggtgctgctctcccacgtcctgggcagggagctgtgccgGGATGGCAGGTCCGAATTCGCGTGCAGCAAGTGTGCCTTCATGCTGGACCGCATCTACAGGTTCGACACGGTCATCGCTCGCATCGAAGCCCTCTCCATCGAGCgcctgcagaagctgctgctggagaaggaccGTCTCAAATTCTGCATTGCAAGCATGTACCGCAGGAACAACGATGACTCCAGCACggaggacagggctggggaggggactGTGGACCTTTCCAACCTGCCTGATGCACGGTACGCTGCCCTCCTTCAGGAGGACTTCACTTACTCTGGGTTTGAATATTGGATGGATCAAGAAGAGCATGGGCTGGAGCCACACAGCTGCCACCACTCTGAGGGAACAGGGAACCGCCCACGGCGCTGCCGGGGTTGTGCTGCCCTGCGTGTGGCTGATGCTGACTATGAAGCCATCTGCAAAGTGCCCCGAAAGGTGGCCAGAAGCATCTCCTGCGGGCTGTCCAGCCGCTGGTCAGCCAGCATAGGCAACGAGGAGTCATCTGTGTGTGATGTGGCCGAGTCCACAAgctccagggtggctgtggATGGGGACAGCATGGAGGAAGGCACGCCTGCATCCTCTGTTGAGTCCCTGGACACCACTGTGGAGGCAAGCCCTCCACAGCAGAAGGATGAAGATGCAGATAAGGGACtgaaagggaatgggaaatgtGACGATTTCTCAGATGACCGCATGACCCCAAGCTCTTCACTGAGCGGGAacaggctggagctggcccTCAATTTGATCAAGACTTTGGACTATAAACCCCTTCAGAGCCCCCGAGGCAGCCGACTACCTATTCCTGTGAAGTCCAGCTTGCCCCCTCCCAAGCTCAGCCGTGACTTGGCAGATGGCAGTGCTTCTTCTGCTGGCTTAGCGTGTGCTAGTTCTGCCTTCCTGAACACAGACAGAAAATCGTTTTCCAGAGCTCCTTTGGGCCTTCCCCTGGAAATTTCTGaactgcaggagctgtgggatgaCCTCTGTGAGGATTATATGCCGCTGCGGGTACAG aatTTGCAGGATGAACGtcagcagccagctccaggtaaccctgcagcaggggagcaCGTGTCCGAtgtgtgtgcagcagagctgcagggcaaaATCCAGCACTTTGAAGCTGCCAACAAG TTGTTACAGGAAAAGCTGAACGAAttgaattttgaattaaaatctGTCCAAGAAACATCACAAAGGCAAGATCGTACAATCCAGAGTCTGAATGAGGCCCTGAAGGGCAAAGAGAGTAAG ACAGAAGAGCTGTACCACATCATTGAAGGGCAGAATGAGACGATGGCCAAGCTGCGGGACATGTTACACAGAAACCATCTGGGACAGCTGCAG GTGTCAGAGAGCCCACTGTCACCCCAGGAGCAGCAAATGTCACTGCTCGATCTCCAAAACACACTTTTCTGCACCAAACTGGAGCTGCAGAAACTGAAGAGAGCTCAGCGCCAGAAAGAGCATCAGCTGGCTGAAGCCAAGAGAGCAACCCAGCTCCTGGAGACCACAGTCCAtgaagaagagcagcagaaagaggcAACCTGGAAACACAGCCAG GAGCTGCGTGCTGTGGTACaacagctgcaggcagagctgcaggacaaggctcagcagctccagacTTTGGAGTGGGAGAAAAGCCATGAGCTGCaggcccaggagcagagagttCAGCGTTTGACTCAGCAGCTGGCTCGCAAGGAGCAGCTTCTGCAG GAATCCAGGGAGCTTCTGCAATGCCAGCAAAGCTTGGAGAAGAGCCCTGCAGCCATGAATGCCATGTTGGAGAAACTGCAGCAGCGTGTCAGTGACAGGGATGCTGCTCTGGAG CGAGCGGTGGATGAGAAGTTCTGTGCCCTGGAGAAGAAGGAGCAAGAGCTACAACAGCTCCGCCTCTCAATCCGGGAGCGTGGCAGTGACCTGCAGAGGCTGCGCAATGTCCTCTCCAGCAACGAGGCCACCATTCAC AGCCTGGAGAGCCTCCTGAAAGCCAAAACCTTGGAACTGGAGCAGGTCTCAGCAACCTGCCAAAACCTCCGCTGGCTCAAAGAGGAGATTGAGGCCAAATCTTGCAGcaggcagaaggagcaggaggggatCATCCAACAGCTGCAGACCTGCCTGCATGACAGGAACAAGGAAGTGGAG GAACTTACAGCAACTCTGCTGTGCAAGCTGGGCCCCGGGCAGAGTGAGGtagcagaggagctgtgcctgcGTCTCCAGCACAAGGAGAAGATGCTGCAGGATCTCCTCAGTGACCGAAACCGTCAAACCATGGAGCATGATGCTGAAATtcgggagctgctgcaggctctgagcaccaaggagcagctgagcaga GTGGCTGCAGAGAAGATGGCACAGGCTTTGGCTGAAAGGAGCTGCGAGCTACAACTTCTGCGCCAGCACCTGTTGGGGAAGGACCCTGCTGGGACCCCATCAGCTGGTGCCAGGCCATTGAAGCAGGACAAACAATCCATACAA gaAATACTGCTAAGAGCTTGTGGAACTACAGTCGTTGCTGGATCCCCACAGgaggacagcagctgcaggacagagggag TTACAATGTCAGCAGCAGAACTGGAGAAGGATCTTGTCAATGCcaaagaggagctggagctaatggtgaagaaggaaaaggaaagcagg caggagctcacTGCTCTCCAGTCTGTCGTGGCCACACAGGAGGAGGAACTGCAGGTGCAGGCCTCGGATATCGAGTCCTTGACCAGAACCATCCAGATCAAAGAGGACCTCATCAAG GATCTGCAGATGCAGCTGGTGGATCCTGAAGAAATTCCAGCTGTGGAAAGGCTGACACAAGAGGTGCTGGTGCTTCGGGAGAAAGTGGCCGTAGCAGAGTCACGAGGACAGGAGGCTACTGGAAACAGAAGGCAGCAG TTGTTACTGATGCTGGAAGGGCTGGTGGCTGAGAGGAATCGATTAAATGAGGCTCTTCAGGCAGAGAGGCAGCTCTATGGCAGCCTGGTGAAGTTTCACACACATCCAGACAG TGCTGCGAGAGACCACGCTCTGCaggtggagctggaaggggTCCACAAGCTCCGGGGACAGCTGGAAGAAGCTCTTGGAAGAAGCTTGGAGTGTTTGAGCAGGCTGGAGACACAGGGCGCCATAGGAG GTCAGGCTGCAGGTACACACACCGATGATGCCAGCACCAACTTCACCGACAGCATGAAGGAGGAGGCAGCCCGTGGCTTGGCAATCCAGCAG AGCAAGCCCCGGGCCCGCAAGGAAAACGGGGGCACTGAAAGGAGCACAGCACCCACCGTGCCAGAACGGGAGCTGCGGGCTGAGGAGGAGCTGCGGGAGCTGAAGGCGCAGCTGGAGGAAGCCGGcttctcctctgtctcccacatcAG GAAGGCGATGCTGAGCCTGTGCCTGGAAAACGCCGAGCTGAAAGAGCGGATGGGTGAAGCCACGTCGCTGCTGGAGAgcggggagcaggaggagcctgggctgggcagccccCTGGCCCCTGAGCCCCGTAGGCTGCAGCGGAAGAGCCGCAGTTCCCTCGGGGACCGCCcggccgggggcagcggggaTGGCCAGGGGTTCCCGGCAGAGAGGGGAACTGTGCCCACCAAACGCCCAGCGCTGGAGGCTCGATCCCAGGATGACATGCCCAAGagaccctgccctggcagcccgGGTGGAGGGGACGGGAGCCAT GGGGAGGGCTCCGTTCCTGGCGGGGGCTGGCCGGGGCTGGGCGCAGAGCTGCGCTCCCAGGTGGCACAGGGCCAAAGGCaatgccaggagctgcaggataAGCTTGCTGCCTCGGAGGCCACAGTGCGGGCGCAagctgagcagctggagaagtACCACGTCCTGCTCC GTGAACCTCAgacccagcagctcagcaagcAAGTGCAGGTGGACTTCCAGGACCTGGGCTATGAGACCTGTGGGCGAAGTGAGACCGAGGCCGACCGTGACGAGACTACCAGCCCTG AGTGTGAGGAGCCAGATGTATTCAGTGAGACCAGCCTGGGTGAGGAGCTggggtccctgtgccagccagggATGTCCAGAGCAGGCAAAACTTCCCAGAAAACCATGGCCCTGGAGGATGTGGAAGCCCTGCATCAGCACAtccaggacctcaaagcccagcTGCTCAATGCCAACAAGGTGATCCAGAGCCTGCAGCGGCGTGCCCGCTCCATCTCTGTCACCAGTGGCTACACCTCGGGTGCTGAGCGGCCCCTGCCAGGTCCCAAGGCCTTGGCATCCCCAGCCCACAGCCTCACAGATGAGGACGAGGGCTGGCAGTCAGATGGCCATGACACGCTCTGTCCGCCTGCCCTGCGGGCACACCGCGACCTGCAGAGCCTGGTGCACCGCGTCGCCCTGCTCGaggcacagctgcctgcagccaagCGTGGAGGCACTTTGCCCAAGGAGCTGCAATCTGCCACTTGGCCAGG GAAATACAACTCATTGATCCAGGCACAGGCTCGGGAGCTCTCCCACTTGCGGCAGATGCTGCGGGAGGGCCGTGGGGTGAGCCGCAGCCTGGCCCAGCACCTGCGGGATGCCCTGCGGTCCTTTGAGGACCTTCTTCGTGGCACTGACATCGACTACTACCTGGGCCAGGGCTTTCGGGAGCAGCTGgcccagggcaggcagctggCTGAGAGACTCAGCGACAAGCTGGGCACCA GAGATCGACAAGATGGGGAGGATAAAACCAGTCACGAACTCCTGGCACAGAG GCTCAGCCGGGAGCTCCAGGAGAAGAAGGTGATTGAGAGCCTGGAAGTGAAGTTGCAGGAGCGCTCTGAGTCCCCAGGTAGCAGCTGCCCGCCCTCGGAGTCATCCcactctgccagcagctcatCCTTCACctctgaggggctggagccctgCTCTGATGGGGATGTGGCCAGCGAGTACAGCCAGTGCCACGAGGAGCCCGCCCAACATGCAG GCCTTCACTTTGACTCCTTGTCCAAACCTGTTAGTgcccccctgcctgccctgacCCCCAGGCTGCcccctttcctgcctgctgggccCCCTCCTCCCGTGGCCCCGTCActcctgggctgctgtgggaattCTGTCTGCTCCCTGGCTGAGGCGCAGCAGGAACTGCAGGTGCTCCGGAGGCAACTGGGAGAAA GTGTGACACTGCCCATGGCACCAGCAAAGCCCACAGTCCCACTGGGCCCCTTTGGAGAGGGCAGCAAAGCCCCAGCATCGTTTTGCCGACATGGTGCACTGCAGGGCCTGGCTGAGCTCCCCGGGGCCACCGACACCCGCACCCTCTGGGATGTGCCCCCGCCTGGCCAGCTGCTCTATGGGGCCCTGCCCCTGGGGTACCCCTCCAGCCAGAAGCTAACAG gggcAGACCTGCTGGAGGAACACTTGGTGGAGATCCGCAACCTGCGCCAGCGCCTGGAGGAGTCCATCTGCACCAATGACCGGCTCCGGGAGCAGCTGGAGCGCCGCCTGGCCTCCACCAGCAAGGCCAGTG GATGTCCCAGTGATGTCTATGCCCAGACACCAGAactggggctgcagctgagcagggagaacCAGGCTCTGCACGAGGAAAACCGGACCCTGCGGCTCCAACGTGACCACCTCTCCCAAG agctggcacGAGTGCAGGAGACACTCCTGGCTGCCTGCTCCCGGGCACGGGAGgctgaagcagagctgggccagAGGCGTGGGAAGCAGCGGAGGCTGGCGGAAGAGCTCACTGAGTGCCAAGAGAGTGTCCGGCAGCTCCGTGATGAGCGGCGCTCTCTGCAGGAGGACAACAACAG gctgcagcactCAGTGACgctactgcagcagcagagtgaggagcagcacctgctcctgcAGACCCTGCGTGCAGAGCTGCACGTCTACGAGAGCCTCCCTGGCCCCTCTGCTGAGACACGAGCAG AGCCACATGGGGCAGATGTGCTGGTGAGGAAGAGTGAGGGACTGACGGGGGCTCACGTTGTCGGCTGCCTGGACACGTACcgagccctggagcagcacatCATAGAGGGGAAGGCCTTGGCCCGGGAACTGATGTGTCTCACACGCCCGGCGCTCGGGCTGCCCAGCTGTCCACTCCTGGGAAAGGAGGTAAAGTGTGGGCaacacagggctggcagcacctgGGGGCCAGACCCTCTGCGCACTGTGCATAATGTGGCTCCCGAGCCCAGAAGCAGCCCCGAggcctgcagggctggcaggaggcagggagtCTCcagcccagggaatgctgctggcactgccctgccGCGCTGGGCTGAGCACTGCCAGTGCCCGggtgcagtgggatgggggtgCCCGAGCAGCACCTGCTCCCGCACCCTTCTCCCACAGGCCCTGGGATggacaggcacagggcaggggcacctgtggggcagtgccagcaccctGCACGGCATCCTGGAGGAGTGTGTGTCTCTCCTCACTGCCTTCTGGAGCACTGTGCTGCCCGTGAGCCCCGCCCAGCACCAGGGCAAg